Proteins found in one Zea mays cultivar B73 chromosome 1, Zm-B73-REFERENCE-NAM-5.0, whole genome shotgun sequence genomic segment:
- the LOC100278566 gene encoding uncharacterized protein isoform X1, whose translation MFLEERQLHGDFVTKISDMVWRRNGGNVDAVEATTDQGNAVDVAQPEDVREDVVDDGMLRLAATRGWVPGDSSPPLSKRLSAKDWQNERDKRKELNLLKYEALKDELLLLTTGIGAACSLYCLLVFSLETAVSYALGVGFSCLYLQLLCQHADNLSKQDIPQVFLKKKVKKIGITSEDLKNTIEKTLGGGRVALSSPRLVIPAVIFGLSALSDHFKNSFFSFEVLPGMMGFLAYKAAALVQVYRDNEDLRLILPEEEDADSEST comes from the exons ATGTTCCTTGAGGAGAGGCAACTGCACGGCGATTTCGTCACCAAGATCTCTGACATGGTCTGGAGGAGGAATGGCGGCAATGTTGATGCGGTTGAGGCGACCACAGACCAAGGCAATGCTGTAGATGTTGCTCAGCCTGAAGAC GTGCGGGAAGATGTTGTGGACGACGGAATGTTGAGACTAGCGGCAACCAGAGGTTGGGTGCCCGGTGACAGCAGCCCTCCTTTGAGCAAGAGGCTTTCAGCTAAG GATTGGCAGAATGAGAGAGACAAAAGGAAGGAGCTGAATCTTTTGAAATATGAAGCA CTCAAGGATGAATTGCTGCTCTTGACCACAGGGATTGGAGCAGCATGTAGTTTATACTGTCTCCTGGTTTTCTCTCTCGAG ACTGCTGTCAGTTATGCTTTGGGGGTTGGTTTCAG CTGCTTGTATCTTCAACTTCTGTGTCAACATGCTGATAACCTATCAAAGCAAGATATTCCACAAGTTTTTCTAAAGAAGAAAGTGAAGAA AATTGGCATTACAAGTGAAGATTTGAAGAATACAATAGAGAAGACATTGGGTGGTGGAAGAGTAGCTCTTTCATCCCCAAGGCTTGTGATTCCTGCCGTGATTTTTGGATTGTCAGCTTTATCAGACCACTTCAAAAATAGTTTTTTCAGTTTTGAG GTTCTTCCAGGGATGATGGGTTTCCTCGCATACAAGGCTGCAGCTTTGGTTCAGGTCTACAGAGATAACGAGGATCTCCGCTTGATACTTCCTGAGGAAGAGGATGCTGACAGTGAAAGCACTTGA
- the LOC100278566 gene encoding uncharacterized protein LOC100278566 has protein sequence MAMGLPGHRCCRLPALGSVTPLCPALARRPLPRTSDLRYSSLEAQAGDTIGEEVLRMFLEERQLHGDFVTKISDMVWRRNGGNVDAVEATTDQGNAVDVAQPEDVREDVVDDGMLRLAATRGWVPGDSSPPLSKRLSAKDWQNERDKRKELNLLKYEALKDELLLLTTGIGAACSLYCLLVFSLETAVSYALGVGFSCLYLQLLCQHADNLSKQDIPQVFLKKKVKKIGITSEDLKNTIEKTLGGGRVALSSPRLVIPAVIFGLSALSDHFKNSFFSFEVLPGMMGFLAYKAAALVQVYRDNEDLRLILPEEEDADSEST, from the exons ATGGCCATGGGGCTCCCCGGCCACCGCTGCTGCCGCCTTCCCGCTCTCGGGTCGGTCACTCCACTCTGTCCCGCCCTCGCTCGCAGGCCCCTCCCGCGGACCTCGGATCTCCGCTACTCCTCCCTCGAAGCCCAAG CTGGGGACACTATTGGGGAGGAGGTCCTGCGCATGTTCCTTGAGGAGAGGCAACTGCACGGCGATTTCGTCACCAAGATCTCTGACATGGTCTGGAGGAGGAATGGCGGCAATGTTGATGCGGTTGAGGCGACCACAGACCAAGGCAATGCTGTAGATGTTGCTCAGCCTGAAGAC GTGCGGGAAGATGTTGTGGACGACGGAATGTTGAGACTAGCGGCAACCAGAGGTTGGGTGCCCGGTGACAGCAGCCCTCCTTTGAGCAAGAGGCTTTCAGCTAAG GATTGGCAGAATGAGAGAGACAAAAGGAAGGAGCTGAATCTTTTGAAATATGAAGCA CTCAAGGATGAATTGCTGCTCTTGACCACAGGGATTGGAGCAGCATGTAGTTTATACTGTCTCCTGGTTTTCTCTCTCGAG ACTGCTGTCAGTTATGCTTTGGGGGTTGGTTTCAG CTGCTTGTATCTTCAACTTCTGTGTCAACATGCTGATAACCTATCAAAGCAAGATATTCCACAAGTTTTTCTAAAGAAGAAAGTGAAGAA AATTGGCATTACAAGTGAAGATTTGAAGAATACAATAGAGAAGACATTGGGTGGTGGAAGAGTAGCTCTTTCATCCCCAAGGCTTGTGATTCCTGCCGTGATTTTTGGATTGTCAGCTTTATCAGACCACTTCAAAAATAGTTTTTTCAGTTTTGAG GTTCTTCCAGGGATGATGGGTTTCCTCGCATACAAGGCTGCAGCTTTGGTTCAGGTCTACAGAGATAACGAGGATCTCCGCTTGATACTTCCTGAGGAAGAGGATGCTGACAGTGAAAGCACTTGA